In a single window of the Prochlorococcus marinus str. AS9601 genome:
- a CDS encoding PP2C family protein-serine/threonine phosphatase → MTNYQKEKIFSNKFIKNFLENESTEILKNKYKFAEIASSLAYYLKSFSNINKLLDYISLIFKHIFSENIILIIPLNYEGDIWNENIKISVNDKYLTIQKEINKFLNQFHFSKNFKIKEILTFENALKNNFKEYKIETKKIISRGKCRGFIYIFSKDIYIQSITEDSNFNFIENCLAVGLENHYLLKTKKKHENVDREISTGAEIQSQLLPDYCPIIHGIDLAAHCRPALQLGGDYYDFMCLKTNISEKRKEKSRWAFVIGDVMGKGIPAGLLMTMLRGMLRAEVLTGLPPDRILHDLNQLAINDLDQSHRFVTLFYSDYDPRTRKLRFANAAHNPPLLWKSSDQKIIKLDAEGFVLGLQKDAEYQCGEIKLNQNDLVLYYTDGVIDTSNSLGQRFDEERLIKTLTKFCKQSYSSQEILNKIFKKLDDFTGQNRHLEDDASMVIFQLK, encoded by the coding sequence TTGACAAACTATCAAAAAGAAAAAATATTTTCGAACAAATTTATTAAAAATTTTTTAGAAAACGAATCTACAGAAATTTTAAAAAATAAATATAAATTTGCTGAAATTGCATCTTCACTAGCATATTATTTAAAATCGTTTTCCAACATAAATAAATTATTAGATTATATTTCTTTAATTTTTAAACATATTTTTTCTGAGAATATAATTTTAATTATTCCTTTAAATTATGAGGGTGATATATGGAATGAAAATATAAAAATTTCTGTTAATGATAAATATTTAACAATTCAAAAAGAAATCAATAAATTTTTGAATCAATTTCATTTTTCAAAAAATTTTAAAATAAAAGAAATTTTAACTTTTGAAAATGCTTTAAAAAATAATTTTAAAGAATATAAAATTGAAACAAAAAAAATAATATCTAGAGGTAAATGTAGAGGATTTATTTATATTTTTAGCAAAGATATTTATATACAGTCGATTACTGAAGATAGTAATTTTAATTTTATTGAAAATTGTCTAGCTGTTGGATTAGAAAATCACTATTTATTAAAAACAAAGAAAAAGCATGAAAACGTAGATAGAGAAATCTCCACTGGTGCTGAAATTCAATCTCAATTACTTCCGGATTATTGCCCAATTATCCATGGTATAGATTTAGCAGCTCATTGTAGACCAGCTCTTCAGCTCGGAGGGGATTACTATGATTTTATGTGCTTGAAGACGAATATCTCTGAAAAAAGAAAAGAAAAATCAAGATGGGCTTTTGTTATAGGTGATGTCATGGGTAAAGGGATTCCGGCTGGCCTTTTAATGACGATGTTGAGAGGAATGCTACGCGCTGAGGTTCTTACAGGTCTGCCTCCAGATAGAATTTTGCATGATTTGAATCAACTAGCAATAAATGATTTAGATCAATCACATAGATTTGTGACTTTATTTTACTCAGATTATGACCCTAGAACTAGAAAATTGAGATTCGCTAATGCAGCACATAATCCTCCTCTGCTTTGGAAAAGTTCAGATCAGAAAATTATTAAATTAGATGCAGAAGGATTTGTACTTGGACTACAAAAAGATGCAGAATACCAATGTGGTGAAATAAAGCTTAATCAAAATGATTTAGTTCTCTATTACACAGATGGAGTAATAGATACTTCTAATTCCTTAGGGCAAAGATTTGACGAGGAAAGGTTAATTAAAACGCTTACAAAATTTTGCAAGCAATCATATTCATCCCAAGAAATTTTAAATAAAATATTTAAAAAGTTAGATGATTTTACTGGACAAAATAGACACTTGGAAGATGACGCCTCGATGGTTATTTTTCAATTGAAATAG
- the argH gene encoding argininosuccinate lyase: protein MAKVWSKRFDNALDTFIEKFNASIFFDRKLILEDLDCSIAHAKMLGKTEVLSSTEALQIINGLESIKVDYLEGKFSPGPPSEDIHYCIEEKLISLIGETGKKLHTGRSRNDQVGTDLRLWLRKEIDNNEILITDLQKSFLNLAKSNIYTLIPGYTHMQRAQPLSLAHHLLAYIEMLQRDRERFKEVRLRVNTSPLGAAALAGTKIKIDRHFTAAELGFEKIYKNSIDAVSDRDFCIEFVSASALLMSHLSKISEEIILWVTDEFSFAKLTDKCATGSSLMPQKKNPDVPELIRGKTGRVYGHLQALLTMVKGVPLSYNKDFQEDKEPIFDTAETISSCIKAMTILINQGIEFNVKNLSDSVENDFSNATDLADYLVGKDVPFRTAYQVVGEIVKYCLERKILFKNLKINEFKKFHPKFDEDVFLDLKPFNVVKSRNSEGGTGFVQVEKEVNNWQKKLLL, encoded by the coding sequence ATGGCAAAAGTTTGGAGTAAAAGGTTTGATAATGCACTTGACACTTTTATTGAAAAGTTTAATGCTTCAATATTTTTTGATAGAAAGCTTATTTTAGAAGATTTAGATTGTTCGATTGCTCATGCGAAAATGCTTGGCAAAACAGAAGTATTATCCTCGACTGAAGCTTTACAAATTATAAATGGTTTAGAGTCAATAAAAGTTGACTATTTGGAAGGTAAATTTTCTCCTGGTCCACCTTCAGAAGATATTCACTATTGCATTGAAGAAAAGCTAATCAGTTTAATTGGTGAAACTGGAAAAAAATTACATACAGGTAGAAGTAGAAATGATCAAGTTGGCACAGATTTAAGATTGTGGCTAAGAAAAGAAATTGACAATAATGAAATTCTAATAACCGATTTGCAAAAATCCTTCTTAAATCTCGCGAAATCCAATATTTACACCTTAATTCCTGGATATACTCATATGCAAAGAGCTCAACCATTATCTTTGGCTCATCATTTATTGGCTTATATAGAAATGCTCCAAAGAGACCGCGAAAGGTTTAAAGAAGTACGCTTAAGAGTAAATACTTCGCCGTTAGGAGCTGCAGCATTAGCTGGAACAAAAATAAAAATAGATAGGCACTTTACAGCTGCAGAATTGGGTTTTGAAAAAATTTATAAAAATAGTATTGATGCAGTTAGTGACAGAGATTTTTGTATAGAGTTTGTTTCTGCATCTGCCTTGTTGATGTCGCATTTAAGTAAAATTTCAGAGGAAATAATTTTATGGGTAACTGATGAATTTTCTTTTGCGAAATTAACAGATAAATGTGCAACGGGAAGTAGCTTAATGCCGCAGAAAAAAAATCCTGACGTTCCAGAATTGATAAGAGGTAAGACAGGAAGAGTGTATGGACATCTCCAGGCATTGTTAACGATGGTCAAAGGAGTACCACTTTCATACAATAAGGATTTTCAGGAAGATAAAGAGCCAATATTTGATACTGCAGAAACAATATCGTCTTGTATTAAAGCAATGACTATTTTAATTAATCAGGGTATTGAATTTAATGTTAAAAATCTATCTGATTCTGTAGAAAACGACTTTTCTAATGCTACCGACTTGGCAGATTACTTAGTGGGTAAAGATGTCCCTTTTAGGACCGCCTATCAAGTTGTTGGTGAAATAGTCAAATATTGCCTAGAGAGAAAAATATTATTTAAAAATCTCAAAATTAATGAATTTAAAAAATTTCATCCCAAATTTGATGAGGATGTTTTTCTGGATCTTAAGCCTTTTAATGTCGTTAAATCAAGAAATAGCGAAGGAGGTACAGGTTTTGTTCAGGTAGAAAAAGAGGTTAATAATTGGCAAAAAAAATTGTTACTTTGA
- the ftsY gene encoding signal recognition particle-docking protein FtsY, whose translation MTNTNPDNSREWAAQAYALLKKKQEEQKQELQKQEEQKQELQKQEEQKQELQKQEEQKQELQKQEEQKQELVEIVNKENTLGQSKNTPETELGEFDDNFTWSAMVLAAQGKKINQISIDEIDWLTKLRRGLEETRKGFVTELLDKLGDDPLTPESLDDLETLLIRADVGIDSTDKVISSLRTKLNEEVVGGEAGIKFLKKELKLIIDKPIKNSGTDLLVPQKGKLNVWLLVGVNGVGKTTTLGKLAYLSSKSNYKTLIAAADTFRAAAVEQLKVWGDRSNVDVISNQSKNADPAAVVFDAINSAKKRNVDLLLVDTAGRLQTKNNLMDELAKIKKIIDKKVPDAIVESLLVLDASQGQNGLKQAKSFAKSADLSGAIITKLDGTSRGGVSLAVSEEVNLPIRFIGAGEGIKDLRPFNSYEFVEAMLADK comes from the coding sequence AGTGGGCTGCTCAAGCTTATGCTCTTTTAAAAAAGAAACAGGAAGAGCAAAAGCAAGAATTACAGAAACAGGAAGAGCAAAAACAAGAATTACAGAAACAGGAAGAGCAAAAACAAGAATTACAGAAACAGGAAGAGCAAAAACAAGAATTACAGAAACAAGAAGAGCAAAAACAAGAATTGGTTGAAATTGTTAATAAAGAAAATACTCTAGGACAGTCTAAAAATACTCCTGAAACTGAATTAGGAGAATTTGATGACAATTTTACTTGGTCTGCAATGGTATTAGCTGCTCAAGGAAAAAAAATAAATCAAATATCGATTGATGAAATTGATTGGTTAACTAAATTACGGAGAGGATTAGAAGAAACCCGAAAAGGATTTGTCACTGAATTATTGGACAAATTGGGAGACGATCCTCTTACTCCGGAATCTCTTGATGATTTAGAGACTTTATTAATAAGGGCTGATGTAGGGATTGATTCAACCGATAAAGTTATAAGTTCTCTCAGAACAAAATTAAACGAGGAAGTTGTGGGAGGAGAAGCAGGAATAAAATTCTTGAAGAAGGAATTAAAATTAATTATTGATAAACCAATAAAAAATTCCGGTACTGATCTTCTAGTTCCCCAAAAGGGTAAGTTAAATGTTTGGTTATTAGTAGGTGTTAATGGTGTTGGCAAAACTACTACATTAGGAAAATTAGCATATTTGTCATCCAAAAGTAATTATAAAACTTTGATAGCTGCTGCTGATACTTTTAGAGCGGCTGCAGTTGAACAACTTAAAGTATGGGGAGATAGAAGTAATGTTGACGTTATATCTAATCAATCAAAAAATGCTGATCCAGCCGCTGTAGTTTTTGACGCAATTAATTCTGCAAAAAAAAGAAATGTTGATTTATTACTTGTTGATACAGCGGGTAGATTGCAAACAAAAAATAATTTGATGGATGAATTAGCGAAAATAAAAAAAATTATTGATAAAAAGGTTCCAGATGCAATTGTTGAATCATTATTAGTATTAGATGCAAGTCAGGGTCAAAATGGCTTAAAGCAAGCAAAAAGTTTTGCTAAATCAGCAGATTTAAGTGGAGCAATTATTACTAAATTAGATGGGACTTCTAGAGGAGGAGTATCTTTAGCTGTATCGGAAGAAGTAAATTTGCCTATAAGGTTTATTGGAGCTGGTGAAGGTATAAAAGATTTGAGACCTTTTAATAGTTATGAATTTGTAGAGGCTATGCTCGCAGATAAATAA